A single window of Synechococcus sp. CBW1004 DNA harbors:
- the pdxH gene encoding pyridoxamine 5'-phosphate oxidase: MDLSQLRQEYRQAGLRRRDLLADPVEQFRLWFQQAQAAELLEPNAMVLGTTDGQRPSSRTVLLKAFDPRGFVFFTNYGSRKASEIAAQPQVSLLFPWYGLARQVAILGPAARISAAESLAYFASRPFGSQLGAWVSQQSQVISSRSLLEQKWQELQQRFREGGVPLPTGWGGYRVEPLEFEFWQGGENRLHDRFRYRREEQGDGGWLIERLAP, from the coding sequence ATGGATCTGAGCCAGCTGCGCCAGGAGTACCGCCAGGCGGGGTTGCGCCGCCGCGATCTGCTGGCCGATCCGGTCGAGCAGTTCCGGCTGTGGTTTCAGCAGGCCCAGGCGGCCGAGCTGCTGGAGCCGAACGCCATGGTGCTCGGCACCACCGATGGCCAGCGCCCCAGCAGCCGCACGGTGCTGCTCAAGGCCTTCGATCCGCGCGGCTTCGTGTTCTTCACCAATTACGGCAGCCGCAAGGCCAGCGAGATCGCCGCCCAGCCACAGGTGAGCCTGCTGTTTCCCTGGTACGGGCTGGCGCGGCAGGTGGCGATTCTGGGGCCGGCGGCGCGGATCTCCGCGGCCGAATCGCTGGCCTACTTCGCCTCCCGGCCGTTCGGCAGCCAGCTGGGCGCCTGGGTGTCGCAGCAGAGCCAGGTGATCAGCTCCCGCAGCCTGCTCGAGCAGAAATGGCAGGAGTTGCAACAGCGCTTCCGCGAGGGCGGCGTGCCGTTGCCCACCGGCTGGGGCGGCTACCGGGTGGAGCCCCTCGAATTCGAGTTCTGGCAGGGGGGCGAGAACCGCCTGCACGATCGCTTCCGCTACCGGCGCGAGGAGCAGGGCGATGGCGGCTGGCTGATCGAGCGGCTGGCGCCCTGA
- a CDS encoding methyltransferase domain-containing protein gives MSSVSAAWDQRYREGSDGWELGRPAPPLEVFLRSDPRSPRPPARVLVPGCGRGHEVALLAELGFEVLGLDFSGEALAEARRLHGPERPALQWLQADLFDAQALTAAGLGPASLEGVVEHTCFCAIDPALRPAYLARMHQLLVPGGWLLALFWCHPRPGGPPWGSDPAALEQHLRGAGFLPELWEPARGSVDARQDEWLGLWRREP, from the coding sequence ATGTCATCCGTCTCCGCCGCCTGGGATCAGCGCTACCGCGAGGGCAGCGATGGCTGGGAGCTGGGCCGCCCGGCCCCGCCCCTGGAGGTCTTTCTGCGCAGTGATCCCCGCTCGCCCAGGCCTCCGGCTCGGGTGCTGGTGCCCGGTTGCGGTCGCGGCCATGAGGTGGCGCTGCTGGCGGAGCTGGGTTTCGAGGTGTTGGGCCTCGACTTCAGCGGCGAGGCTTTGGCGGAGGCTCGCCGGTTGCATGGTCCCGAGCGGCCCGCTCTGCAGTGGCTGCAGGCCGATCTGTTCGATGCCCAGGCCCTGACGGCTGCAGGGCTGGGGCCGGCTTCCCTCGAGGGAGTGGTGGAGCACACCTGTTTCTGCGCCATCGATCCAGCCCTGCGCCCGGCCTATCTCGCCCGGATGCACCAGCTGCTGGTGCCCGGCGGCTGGCTGCTGGCGCTGTTCTGGTGCCATCCGCGGCCGGGCGGGCCCCCCTGGGGCAGCGATCCGGCCGCCCTGGAGCAGCACCTGCGCGGCGCCGGTTTCCTGCCTGAGTTGTGGGAGCCGGCCCGTGGCTCCGTCGACGCCCGCCAGGATGAATGGCTGGGGCTGTGGAGACGGGAGCCATGA
- a CDS encoding isoprenylcysteine carboxylmethyltransferase family protein has protein sequence MNEPRQPASPGAEPSAPPAGPQQLLLRWGFSWQGLRDNRRGEWWLIAQVLLIAAHLLPATPPPASLGLVWPPLLALLGWATLALGLLLAAQAFFNLGPNLTPLPEPMPGAELVTGGAYARSRHPLYQAVLVCSFGVTLALGSLLHLGLLLALAWVLASKAHREEQRLLEIHPGYAAYRASTPAILPGVPGLDWRC, from the coding sequence ATGAACGAACCACGCCAGCCGGCGTCCCCTGGGGCCGAGCCGTCGGCGCCGCCAGCGGGCCCGCAGCAGCTGCTGCTGCGCTGGGGCTTCAGCTGGCAGGGCCTGCGCGACAACCGCCGCGGCGAATGGTGGCTGATCGCCCAGGTGCTGCTGATCGCCGCCCACCTGCTGCCGGCCACGCCGCCACCGGCCTCGCTCGGCCTGGTCTGGCCGCCGCTCCTGGCGCTGCTGGGGTGGGCCACCCTGGCGCTGGGCCTGCTGCTGGCGGCCCAGGCCTTCTTCAACCTCGGGCCCAATCTGACGCCCCTGCCCGAACCGATGCCGGGGGCGGAGCTGGTCACCGGCGGCGCCTACGCCCGCAGCCGCCACCCGCTGTATCAGGCGGTTCTGGTCTGCTCCTTCGGGGTCACGCTCGCCCTGGGCAGCCTGCTGCACCTGGGCCTGCTGCTGGCCCTGGCGTGGGTGCTCGCCAGCAAAGCCCACCGGGAGGAGCAGAGGCTCCTGGAGATCCATCCCGGCTACGCCGCCTACCGGGCTTCCACCCCGGCGATCCTGCCTGGGGTGCCCGGTCTCGACTGGCGCTGTTGA
- a CDS encoding DUF1622 domain-containing protein — protein sequence MTAPLPLHTDAPLLAQLGRLGELFDLLGGVAILGGAVLTLQRALFTLRRQGGEAAYTIARQTFGRGLLLGLEILIAADLLRSVSLNLTLSSITTLGLLVIVRSILSFSVQIELEGELPWRLASSRNTARE from the coding sequence ATGACCGCCCCCCTGCCCCTCCACACCGACGCCCCGCTGCTGGCCCAGCTGGGCCGGCTCGGGGAACTGTTCGATCTGCTGGGGGGCGTGGCGATCCTGGGGGGAGCCGTGCTGACGCTGCAGCGGGCGCTGTTCACCCTGCGGCGTCAGGGTGGCGAGGCGGCATACACCATCGCGCGCCAGACCTTCGGCCGGGGCTTGCTGCTGGGGCTGGAGATCCTGATCGCCGCCGACCTGCTGCGCAGCGTCTCGCTCAATCTGACCCTCAGCAGCATCACGACCCTGGGCCTGCTGGTGATCGTGCGCAGCATCCTCAGCTTCTCGGTGCAGATCGAGCTGGAGGGAGAGCTGCCCTGGCGGCTGGCAAGCAGCCGAAACACCGCGCGGGAGTGA
- a CDS encoding pentapeptide repeat-containing protein: MHPEPRPPQEDGRPADLEALRQALAAGRLRFEGLKLGDLDGVDLDLNDCDLRGSCFQEARFGRAHFRRANLERCSFQRSLLWGADLSEVRASGSGWQEADLSGSRLQGADFSAALLHRACLRGVVAAGSLWRSARLVEADFRSGLDQLTDLGGADLQGADLSFAQLQGALLRGADLREATLYGADLRGCDLSQADLRGCDLRDCNLDGAQLETTRLEGSRRDPCL, encoded by the coding sequence ATGCATCCTGAGCCGAGGCCTCCCCAGGAGGACGGGAGGCCGGCCGATCTGGAGGCCCTGCGCCAGGCGCTCGCCGCGGGCCGGCTCCGCTTCGAGGGGCTGAAGCTCGGCGATCTCGATGGGGTCGATCTGGACCTGAACGACTGCGACCTGCGCGGCAGCTGCTTCCAGGAGGCCCGCTTCGGCCGCGCTCACTTCCGCCGGGCGAACCTGGAACGGTGCAGCTTCCAGCGCTCCCTCCTGTGGGGGGCGGATCTGTCGGAGGTGCGCGCCTCTGGCTCCGGCTGGCAGGAGGCCGACCTGAGCGGTTCGCGGCTGCAGGGGGCCGACTTCAGCGCGGCCCTGCTGCACCGCGCCTGTCTGCGGGGGGTGGTGGCGGCCGGCAGCCTCTGGCGGAGCGCACGCCTGGTGGAGGCCGATTTCCGCAGCGGCCTCGATCAGCTCACCGATCTGGGCGGCGCCGACCTCCAGGGTGCCGACCTGAGCTTCGCCCAGCTGCAGGGAGCCCTGCTCCGGGGTGCCGATCTGCGCGAAGCGACGCTGTACGGAGCCGATCTGCGCGGCTGCGATCTCAGCCAGGCCGACCTGCGCGGCTGCGATCTGCGCGACTGCAACCTGGACGGCGCCCAGCTGGAGACCACCCGGCTGGAGGGGAGCCGCCGCGATCCCTGCCTCTGA
- a CDS encoding helix-turn-helix transcriptional regulator — translation MSAVPPSALPSGLPTEALAEYFKVFSEPNRLAVLEALREGSLNVTAVVEKTGLSQALVSKHLKLLTIAGVVRRRPEGSLVYYEVIDAQVFRLLAQAEALLLDARRQQLDALAAIL, via the coding sequence ATGTCCGCCGTCCCGCCCTCCGCTCTGCCCAGCGGTCTGCCCACTGAGGCCCTGGCCGAGTACTTCAAGGTGTTCTCCGAACCCAACCGTCTGGCGGTGCTGGAGGCCCTGCGCGAGGGTTCGCTCAACGTCACCGCCGTGGTGGAGAAGACAGGCCTCAGTCAGGCGCTGGTCTCCAAGCACCTCAAGCTGCTGACCATCGCCGGCGTGGTGCGGCGCCGTCCGGAGGGGAGCCTCGTCTATTACGAGGTGATCGATGCGCAGGTGTTCCGGCTGCTGGCCCAGGCCGAGGCGCTGCTGCTCGATGCCCGCCGCCAGCAGCTCGATGCCCTGGCGGCGATCCTCTGA